AACGACGAAATTATTGCTTGAAAAAGCTGGATTTGTTAAAGCTCAGATCGAAGGATTACTAACAACAGCGAAACAAGGGAAAATTTTGCGCGAAGGTTTAAGCACAGCGATTATCGGTCGTCCAAACGTTGGAAAATCTAGTCTACTGAATCATTTATTACGGGAAGAAAAAGCGATCGTAACAGATATTGCCGGAACGACACGTGATGTTATCGAAGAATACGTCAACGTTCGTGGAGTACCACTGAAATTGATCGATACAGCTGGTATTAGAGAAACAGAAGATATTGTGGAACGAATCGGCGTAGAACGTAGCCGTAAAGCATTAGCTGAATCTGATTTGATTTTGCTAGTTCTGAATCAAAATGAGCCATTAACAAATGAAGATCGTCAATTGTTAGTAGCAACAGATGGGTTAAAGCGCGTGATTTTACTGAATAAAATGGATTTACCTTCTCAATTAAATCGAGAAGAATTAAAACAGCTCGTTAAAGATGAAGAAATTTTACCCGTATCTGTTTTATCTAATACTGGGATGGAACAACTAGAATTAAAAATCGCAGACTTATTTTTCGGCGGGCAAACAGGGGAAAAAGATGCCACATACGTATCTAATACCCGCCATATCGCATTACTAGATCAGGCAGCTATAGCGCTGGATGAAGTGATTCGAGGAATCGAAGCTGGAATGCCGGTCGATCTCGTTCAAATGGATATGACACGCTGCTGGGATTTTTTAGGTGAAATCGTCGGTGACAGTGTCCAAGATGAACTGATCACTCAATTATTCAGTCAATTTTGTTTAGGGAAATAGAGAGGAAGAGTCGATGAATCAATTTAAAGCAGAATCTTATGACGTAATTGTAGTCGGAGCAGGCCATGCCGGTTCAGAAGCAGCCTTAGCATCCGCTCGTATGGGCAGTAAAACACTGCTACTAACAATCAATTTAGATATGGTGGCCTTTATGCCATGTAATCCGTCTGTGGGAGGGCCAGCAAAAGGCGTCGTTGTGCGAGAAATCGATGCGTTAGGCGGCGAAATGGGTCACAATATAGACAAAACATACATCCAAATGCGGATGCTAAACACTGGAAAAGGTCCGGCCGTTCGCGCGTTGCGCGCCCAAGCGGATAAACACGCTTACGCAACAGAAATGAAGCACACAATCGAGCGGACGGACAACTTATCATTACGTCAAGGAATCGTTGAACGCTTGATCGTAGAAGATGGTATTTGTAAAGGCGTTATCACAACAACAGGTGCACAATATCAAAGTAAAGCCGTGATTATTACAGCAGGAACAGCTCTTCGCGGAGAAATCATTATCGGTGAACTAAAATATTCTTCAGGACCCAACAATTCATTACCGTCAATTGGTTTAGCGGATCATCTTAAAGAACTTGGACTTGAAATGGATCGTTTCAAAACAGGAACACCACCACGTGTGAAATCTAGTACGATCGATTATTCTGTGACAGAAGAACAGCCTGGTGATGAACAACCAAATCACTTTAGTTTTAGTACACCGGATAGTGCTTATAATTTAGATCAACGTTCTTGTTGGTTGACTTACACAAATGAAGGAACGCATGAAATCATCCAAGACAATCTGCATCGTGCACCGATGTTTACAGGAATCGTCGAAGGAGTTGGCGCTCGTTATTGTCCTTCGATCGAAGATAAAATCGTTCGTTTTTCTGACAAGCCTCGCCATCAACTATTTTTGGAGCCAGAAGGATTGAACACAGAAGAAGTTTACGTTCAAGGACTGTCTACTTCATTACCAGAAGATGTCCAAACGGATATCTTACATTCAATTGCTGGTTTAGAAAAAGCTGAAATGATGCGTACTGGTTATGCGATCGAATATGATGTTGTCGTGCCGCATCAATTACGTCCAACCTTAGAAACTAAAGTTATCGATGGTTTATTTACGGCTGGACAAACAAATGGTACAAGCGGCTACGAAGAAGCAGCAGGCCAAGGCCTAATTGCAGGAATCAATGCAGCTTTAAAAGTCCAAGATAAAGAACCTTTCGTGATGAAACGCAGCGATGGTTATATCGGTGTTATGATCGATGATTTAGTGACAAAAGGAACCAATGAACCGTATCGTTTACTAACATCAAGAGCAGAATATCGTTTGATTTTACGCCACGACAATGCAGATTTACGTTTAACAGAGCAAGGGTATGAAATTGGACTAGTCAAAGAAGACCAATACGCAGCTTATCTTGAAAAGAAAAAAGCGGTTGAAGCAGAAATTGCTCGCTTGAATTCAGTCAGAGTGAAGCCTACAGCGGACGTACAAGCGTTTTTAGAAGCGAAAGGTTCTGTTCCGCTGAAAGATGGGGTCCTAGCCGGAGACTTCTTAAAACGCCCAGAAATGAGCTATCATGAAGTGACACAATTTATCCCATCTTCTGAGGTAGAATTAGATGATAAAGTCATTGAGCAAGTTGAAATTCAACTAAAATATGAAGGTTATATAAAAAAAGCTTTGGAAAAAGTCGATAAATTAAAACGTATGGAAGCCAAACGAATTCCAGAAAATATCGATTATGCTGCAATCAATGGTTTGGCTACTGAAGCAAAACAAAAATTGCAAAAAATTCAACCAGAAACGATTGCCCAAGCAAGTCGAATCAGTGGTGTCAATCCAGCTGACGTATCGATTTTGATGGTTTATATCGAACAGGGTAAGATAGCAAAGGTAACTAAAACAAACTAAACAACAAAAAACCACCCTATAGCGAATAGGGTGGTTTCTCTGTTTACTGAGTATCACTCTCAATACTATCTGTGTCAGCTTGTGTAATAACAAAGTTAATGACTTCTGATTTATCTGGATTGAGGAAAATCACTTGAATTTTAACATCTGGAACTACCGTTTTAGCTCCGTCTATTACGGGTTTTAATCCTTTAACCAATGTTGGTTTTAATGCTTCTGTATCAATATTTGCAACGGGTTCCTGTGCAAATGTATAGGTGTAAACAATAGTACTGTCTTCACCTTCAGTTATAGAAATATCAGAATACATTCCCTCGTATTGTTTTTTCAAACTCGGGATTTGTGACTGAGCAGCTTCTATCATAAGCTTCAAACCGCTTGAGTTGCTAGATTTAGACTCAGATGTTTTTTCTACACTCTCGTTAGTAGACAACTCTGAACTTTCTTCCTGACTATTAGTATCAGTACTTGCTGAATTTGACTTATTATTTGTCTGACCGCAACCACTAAAAATTAATACGCCCATAAATAAACAAACCATTCCCAATTTTAACTTTTTCATTCCCATTTCTCCTTTTAAAATAAATTATTTTATATAACACTAGTTAATTTTAACATAATATATATATTGTGCACTGTTTATATTAAATTTTTTCTTATTTTATGTAGGTTCGGCATGAC
This genomic stretch from Enterococcus haemoperoxidus ATCC BAA-382 harbors:
- the mnmE gene encoding tRNA uridine-5-carboxymethylaminomethyl(34) synthesis GTPase MnmE, translated to MQQITLEFDTIAAISTPPGEGAISIVRLSGDEAVAIADKVYRSGSKQLLDVPSHTIHYGHILDPKDDSLLDEVMVSVMRAPKTFTREDVVEINCHGGIVVVNQLLQLLLREGARLAEPGEFTKRAFLNGRMDLSQAEAVMDLIRAKTDRAMHVALDQLDGNLSSLIRSLRQEILETLAQVEVNIDYPEYDDVEELTTKLLLEKAGFVKAQIEGLLTTAKQGKILREGLSTAIIGRPNVGKSSLLNHLLREEKAIVTDIAGTTRDVIEEYVNVRGVPLKLIDTAGIRETEDIVERIGVERSRKALAESDLILLVLNQNEPLTNEDRQLLVATDGLKRVILLNKMDLPSQLNREELKQLVKDEEILPVSVLSNTGMEQLELKIADLFFGGQTGEKDATYVSNTRHIALLDQAAIALDEVIRGIEAGMPVDLVQMDMTRCWDFLGEIVGDSVQDELITQLFSQFCLGK
- the mnmG gene encoding tRNA uridine-5-carboxymethylaminomethyl(34) synthesis enzyme MnmG; translated protein: MNQFKAESYDVIVVGAGHAGSEAALASARMGSKTLLLTINLDMVAFMPCNPSVGGPAKGVVVREIDALGGEMGHNIDKTYIQMRMLNTGKGPAVRALRAQADKHAYATEMKHTIERTDNLSLRQGIVERLIVEDGICKGVITTTGAQYQSKAVIITAGTALRGEIIIGELKYSSGPNNSLPSIGLADHLKELGLEMDRFKTGTPPRVKSSTIDYSVTEEQPGDEQPNHFSFSTPDSAYNLDQRSCWLTYTNEGTHEIIQDNLHRAPMFTGIVEGVGARYCPSIEDKIVRFSDKPRHQLFLEPEGLNTEEVYVQGLSTSLPEDVQTDILHSIAGLEKAEMMRTGYAIEYDVVVPHQLRPTLETKVIDGLFTAGQTNGTSGYEEAAGQGLIAGINAALKVQDKEPFVMKRSDGYIGVMIDDLVTKGTNEPYRLLTSRAEYRLILRHDNADLRLTEQGYEIGLVKEDQYAAYLEKKKAVEAEIARLNSVRVKPTADVQAFLEAKGSVPLKDGVLAGDFLKRPEMSYHEVTQFIPSSEVELDDKVIEQVEIQLKYEGYIKKALEKVDKLKRMEAKRIPENIDYAAINGLATEAKQKLQKIQPETIAQASRISGVNPADVSILMVYIEQGKIAKVTKTN